In the Schistocerca gregaria isolate iqSchGreg1 chromosome 6, iqSchGreg1.2, whole genome shotgun sequence genome, one interval contains:
- the LOC126278926 gene encoding uncharacterized protein LOC126278926: protein MRAGVGERWWRRPQSGVGGAECRGGRGGGGGGGLVAPSLAPIDLARDDVTAGTWRTRAHGIGGVATAPAAAGVRVAARRPANGAPGTRSPLTEGSAARSACSARLRYPPHSLIAPQEGLTAAVAFPTQSSAAVRAVSSLWQLGTGDPLRYTLLGTQRVRFPPDRPPQLWGWGGTAHARAPATPAASGSPNLITRQFAAPHSPAQRSTRAAAPQAVCLLTAGCPSLPTLPHADPNGLPR from the exons ATGCgggcgggggtgggggagaggtggtGGCGTCGCCCGCAGAGCGGCGTGGGAGGGGCCGAGTGTCGCGGCGGCAG gggtggtggagggggtgggggacttGTTGCACCGAGCCTCGCGCCCATTGATCTGGCGCGTGATGACGTCACGGCGGGCACTTGGCGGACGCGGGCCCACGGGATTGGCGGCGTCGCCACGGCGCCGGCGGCCGCGGGGGTG CGGGTGGCGGCGCGCCGACCAGCCAACGGCGCCCCGGGGACGCGGTCGCCGCTGACGGAGGGCTCTGCGGCACGCAGCGCCTGCAGCGCTCGGCTCCGCTACCCGCCGCACTCGCTCATTGCGCCCCAGGAAGGCCTCACTGCTGCCGTCGCATTTCCGACCCAGTCATCAGCTGCTGTGCGCGCCGTTTCGTCGTTGTGGCAGCTGGGGACC GGAGACCCGCTTCGTTACACGCTGCTTGGCACACAGCGCGTGCGTTTCCCGCCGGACCGCCCTCCCCAGCTGTGGGGGTGGGGTGGTACGGCCCACGCACGAGCTCCTGCAACCCCCGCCGCTTCCGGCAGCCCCAATCTCATCACGCGCCAATTTGCTGCTCCGCACAGCCCGGCGCAGCGCAGCACGCGTGCTGCGGCCCCCCAGGCTGTGTGCTTATTGACTGCAGGGTGTCCCTCTCTCCCGACCCTGCCTCACGCCGACCCCAACGGTCTGCCGCGATGA